TTATTGGCCTATAACAATAATTTCTTTCATGGTGTTCGCTCGGATTATTCGCTGGCGTTTGTTATGTCGGTGCTGATCTGTTTTACCATTTCCCTGCTGTATATGACGCGAGTCTTTAGCCGGAGTCTGTGGCTGAAAAGGCGCTGGCAGGCACAGGCAATGAGCGACCCGTTAACCGGCTTACCTAATCTACGGGCGCTGGAAAAACAGATCGGGCGGCAGTCCAACGGCATCGTGTGCTGTTTGCACATGAAAAATCTGGAATTCCTCAGCCGCCATTTCGGCATGATGATGCGCGTGCATGTCAAACGCAGCGTCACGCAGACGCTTCAGCCGCTATTGCACGATGGCGAGCGTTTTTTCCAGCTCCCCGGCAGCGAGCTCCTGTTGATACTCAACGGCCCGGAAACGCTGGCGCGCTTGCATCATATGCTGGATTACCTCAACAGCCGCCGCATTTACTGGAACAATACTGGCCTTGAAATTGAGTTTGGTGCTTCCTGGGGAGAACTGCATGGCAGTGGAGAAACGTTGCACCAAACGCTGGGGCAATTAAGCTGGCTTTCCGAGCAGGCAAGCGCTGAAAACCAGGTGCTGGCGCTGACTAACAGTTTGCAGGTGGTTAATGACCAGACCACGGAGCGCGTGTTACAGCTTAATAAAGTTAAACGGGCGCTGGATGAAGGCGGCATCATGCTGTATGCGCAGCCGATTGTCGATGCCAACGGGCAGGGCTATCACGAAGTATTGACGCGGCTGCTGAGCGAAGGGCAAATCATGACGCCGGATCTGTTTATCCCGGTGATCGCGCAGTTTAATCTGGGGGCGCGTTTCGATATGCAAGTGGTGGAAAGCTTGCTGCAATGGATGCAGGCGCATCCGCAACCTACTCTCTGTGCGCGCTTCTCGGTCAATTTAATGCCGCTGACCTTAATGCAAAAGTCGTTTGCCAACGAATTTCTGGCGCTTTTCGAGCGTTATTCAGTCGCTCCACAGGAAGTCATTATCGAGATAACGGAAGAGCAGGCCTTTTCGAATTCGGAAGTGAGCATTCTCAATATCACGCAATTGCGCCAGGCGGGCTTCAAAATTGCCATTGACGATTTCGGTACTGGCTATGCCAACTTTGAGCGTCTTAAACGCGTGCAGGCGGATATCATTAAAATTGATGGCTGCTTCGTGCGCGATATTCTGCATGATAAGCAGGACGCAATGATCGTGAAGGCGATTTGTGAACTGGCGAAGGCGAAGTCGCTCAGCGTGGTCGCCGAGTTTGTAGAAAACGAGGCGCAGCGCGAAATATTACTGAATGCGGGTGTGGATTATCTGCAAGGGTATTTATTGGGTAAGCCGCAGCCGTTAGGGGCATAAAAAAACCGGGGAAATCCCCGGTTTTAGATGTCAGCAGGGCGAATTAAATCACCAGTGCCGCAATGGCCGCAGACAGCACGCTCACCAGCGTGGAGCCGTAAACCAGTTTCAGACCAAAGCGGGAAACCACGTTGCCTTGCTCTTCGTTCAGGCCTTTGATCGCGCCCGCGATAATGCCGATAGAGGAGAAGTTGGCAAAGGAGACGAGGAAGACCGACAGGATGCCTTCCGAACGCGGTGAGAGGTTAGCCGCAACTTTTTGCAGATCCATCATCGCCACGAATTCGTTCGACACCAGTTTGGTTGCCATGATACTGGCGACTTGCAGCGCTTCGTGAGCCGGTACGCCCAGCACCCATGCAATCGGGTAGAAGAGGTAACCGAGAATGCCCTGGAAGGAGATGCCCAGTACGGCAGCGAACAGCGCGTTAAGGCCGGAAATCAGCGCGATAAAACCAATCAGCATCGCCGCAACGATAATCGCTACTTTGAAACCCGCCAGAATGTATTCACCCAGCATTTCAAAGAAACTCTGACCTTCGTGCAGTTTCGCCATTTGCA
The nucleotide sequence above comes from Kosakonia sp. H02. Encoded proteins:
- a CDS encoding EAL domain-containing protein; translated protein: MKHNYVRKFLLALILCVVAIPVSRFISPRTIVDASSVYLAWLPLSVTLAIILLFGRHGILPVIIGFALINESFLHLPYGEAAVLLFCQLFSVLLVCAIVRWQLGTRWRHGIPNKNMGVRIFWMGFMAPIGIKTSMYIAGAWLNYPMHISNFFGAGSVIYSIIDIQSLICAALIFTMIVYYPMRMILNPRFARAFWLRSVMPCLSKKKRLFSLCWLATLIATVIILCAPYKSDYIAGYLVPIIFIIFTFGISRLTPSFINLCWGASAFMLLAYNNNFFHGVRSDYSLAFVMSVLICFTISLLYMTRVFSRSLWLKRRWQAQAMSDPLTGLPNLRALEKQIGRQSNGIVCCLHMKNLEFLSRHFGMMMRVHVKRSVTQTLQPLLHDGERFFQLPGSELLLILNGPETLARLHHMLDYLNSRRIYWNNTGLEIEFGASWGELHGSGETLHQTLGQLSWLSEQASAENQVLALTNSLQVVNDQTTERVLQLNKVKRALDEGGIMLYAQPIVDANGQGYHEVLTRLLSEGQIMTPDLFIPVIAQFNLGARFDMQVVESLLQWMQAHPQPTLCARFSVNLMPLTLMQKSFANEFLALFERYSVAPQEVIIEITEEQAFSNSEVSILNITQLRQAGFKIAIDDFGTGYANFERLKRVQADIIKIDGCFVRDILHDKQDAMIVKAICELAKAKSLSVVAEFVENEAQREILLNAGVDYLQGYLLGKPQPLGA